The Setaria italica strain Yugu1 chromosome IX, Setaria_italica_v2.0, whole genome shotgun sequence genome has a window encoding:
- the LOC101758375 gene encoding LOW QUALITY PROTEIN: acetate/butyrate--CoA ligase AAE7, peroxisomal-like (The sequence of the model RefSeq protein was modified relative to this genomic sequence to represent the inferred CDS: inserted 1 base in 1 codon): MSSWGSVSAAPERDIDDLPRNDANYTALTPLWFLERAALAQPGRASVVHGPMRYTWAETYRRCRRFASALARRSVGHGSTVAVIAPNVPAVYEAHFGVPMAGAVVNCVNIRLNAETIAFLLEHSVAEVVMVDQEFFTLAEESLKIITEKKKSAFRPPILIVIGDPTCDPKSLHYALGKGAIGYEEFLKTGDPEFNWKPPKDEWQSIALGYTSGTTSSPKGVVLHHRGAYLMALSVAMVWGMPEGAVYLWTLPMFHCNGWCYTWALAAFCGTSVCLRQVSTKAIYHSIAKLGVTHFCAAPVVLNNLINAPASETFLPLPRVVNVNVAGAAPTPSLLAALSIRGFRVTHTYGLSETYGPSTVCAWKPEWDELPLEERSRLHCRQGIRYIALEGLDVVDPKTMAPVPADGKTYGEIVMRGNAVMKGYLKXPEANAEAFAGGWYHSGDLGVKHPDGYIEVRDRMKDVIISGGENISSLEVEKVVCMHPAVLEASVVARADERWGESPCAFVTLKDGAADGTEDTANDIMRFCRERMPGYWVPKSVIFGPLPKTATGKIKKNELRAKAKELGPVKKSRM, from the exons ATGAGTTCTTGGGGGTCCGTGTCCGCGGCGCCGGAGCGGGACATCGATGACCTGCCGCGGAACGACGCCAACTACACGGCGCTCACGCCGCTCTGGTTCCTGGAGCGCGCCGCGCTGGCGCAGCCGGGCAGGGCGTCCGTCGTGCACGGCCCCATGCGCTACACCTGGGCCGAGACCtaccgccggtgccgccgcttTGCGTCCGCCCTCGCGCGCCGATCCGTCGGCCACGGAAGCACG GTTGCTGTAATAGCCCCAAATGTCCCAGCAGTTTATGAAGCTCATTTTGGCGTTCCAATGGCCGGAGCTGTAGTCAACTGCGTCAATATCAGGTTAAATGCCGAGACAATAGCATTCCTTCTTGAGCATTCTGTAGCAGAAGTTGTGATGGTGGACCAAGAATTCTTCACCCTCGCTGAAGAATCCCTAAAGATAATCACCGAGAAGAAGAAATCAGCTTTCAGGCCTCCTATCCTGATCGTTATTGGTGACCCAACCTGTGATCCAAAGTCCCTGCACTATGCTCTAGGAAAGGGAGCTATAGGGTATGAAGAGTTTCTGAAAACTGGTGACCCAGAGTTCAACTGGAAGCCACCAAAGGATGAATGGCAGAGCATCGCCCTAGGCTACACTTCGGGGACTACTTCCAGCCCAAAAGGCGTCGTGCTGCATCACCGCGGTGCCTATCTCATGGCGCTCAGTGTTGCTATGGTGTGGGGAATGCCTGAAGGGGCTGTTTACTTGTGGACTCTGCCCATGTTCCACTGCAATGGCTGGTGCTATACTTGGGCGCTGGCAGCCTTCTGTGGAACGAGCGTATGCCTTCGCCAG GTGAGCACGAAAGCTATATACCATAGCATTGCGAAGCTAGGTGTGACGCACTTCTGTGCTGCACCGGTCGTGCTCAACAACCTCATCAACGCTCCGGCAAGCGAGACGTTCCTGCCGCTCCCCCGCGTCGTAAACGTCAACGTGGCCGGAGCCGCCCCGACGCCGTCCCTTCTCGCCGCGCTGTCCATCCGCGGCTTTCGAGTCACGCACACGTACGGCCTGTCGGAGACCTACGGGCCTTCGACGGTGTGCGCGTGGAAGCCCGAGTGGGACGAGCTGCCGCTGGAGGAGCGGTCCCGTCTGCACTGCCGGCAGGGCATCCGGTACATCGCGCTGGAAGGGCTGGACGTGGTGGACCCGAAGACGATGGCGCCCGTCCCGGCCGACGGCAAGACCTACGGCGAGATCGTGATGCGCGGCAACGCCGTGATGAAGGGTTACCTGA ACCCCGAGGCGAACGCGGAGGCGTTCGCGGGCGGGTGGTACCACTCGGGCGACCTGGGAGTGAAGCACCCCGATGGGTACATCGAGGTGAGGGACCGGATGAAGGACGTGATCATCTCAGGCGGGGAGAACATCAGCAGCCTGGAGGTGGAGAAGGTGGTGTGCATGCACCCGGCGGTGCTCGAGGCCTCGGTTGTCGCCAGGGCCGACGAGCGGTGGGGGGAGTCGCCGTGCGCGTTCGTGACGCTCAAGGACGGAGCCGCTGACGGCACGGAGGACACCGCGAACGACATCATGCGGTTCTGCCGGGAGAGGATGCCGGGGTACTGGGTGCCCAAGTCGGTGATCTTCGGGCCGCTGCCCAAGACGGCCACGGGGAAGATCAAGAAGAACGAGCTGAGAGCCAAGGCCAAGGAGCTGGGGCCTGTCAAGAAGAGCAGGATGTGA